A portion of the Myxococcus stipitatus genome contains these proteins:
- a CDS encoding metal-dependent hydrolase family protein yields the protein MRHLALGCLLSVGLSASAAPVPDSYVLKAARLFDAKAGRLVTPGMVVVTGDKVAAVGPGAKAPEGARVVDLGDATLLPGFMDAHTHLTGESGDDWRQDLIDSFQRTIPERTLEALPRARVTLMAGFTTVRDLGGADDIDLGLRNAIRRGLVVGPRILTATAALGTTGGHCDAGNSWRKGLLADETGVGVADGADALRAKVRERVKYGADLIKVCATGGVLSLNADVDSPQLTQAELDAIVDEAHARKRRVAAHAHGAEGALRAIRAGVDSIEHGSFLSDEALDLMKQKGTWFVPTCMAFQGVKERADKGQLPEDNVRKIRAVQEARRQALKKALARGVRIAFGTDAGVFTHGRNAGEFALLVEAGLSPVEALRAATVNTAELLGVSASLGTLEPGKLADVVAVPGNPLQDIRKTEAVFFVMKEGVIHRHDAGATPSVAR from the coding sequence ATGCGACACCTCGCGCTGGGCTGTCTCCTCTCCGTGGGCCTGTCCGCTTCGGCGGCGCCCGTCCCCGACTCCTACGTCCTCAAGGCCGCGCGCCTGTTCGACGCGAAGGCGGGCAGGCTCGTCACCCCGGGCATGGTGGTGGTGACGGGCGACAAGGTGGCGGCGGTGGGCCCGGGGGCGAAGGCGCCGGAGGGCGCGCGCGTGGTGGACCTGGGCGACGCCACGCTGCTGCCCGGCTTCATGGACGCGCACACGCACCTGACGGGCGAGTCGGGGGACGACTGGCGCCAGGACCTCATCGACTCCTTCCAGCGCACCATCCCGGAGCGCACGCTGGAGGCGCTGCCGCGCGCGCGGGTGACGCTGATGGCGGGCTTCACCACGGTGCGCGACCTGGGCGGGGCGGACGACATCGACCTGGGGCTGCGCAACGCCATCCGCCGCGGGCTGGTGGTGGGGCCGCGCATCCTCACCGCCACCGCCGCGCTGGGCACCACGGGCGGCCACTGCGACGCGGGCAACTCCTGGCGCAAGGGCCTGCTGGCGGACGAGACGGGCGTGGGCGTGGCGGACGGCGCGGACGCGCTGCGGGCCAAGGTGCGCGAGCGCGTGAAGTATGGCGCGGACCTCATCAAGGTGTGCGCCACCGGCGGCGTGCTGAGCCTGAACGCGGACGTGGATTCGCCGCAGCTCACCCAGGCGGAGCTGGACGCCATCGTCGACGAGGCCCACGCGCGCAAGCGCAGGGTGGCCGCGCACGCCCACGGCGCGGAGGGCGCCCTGCGGGCCATCCGCGCCGGGGTGGACTCCATCGAGCACGGCTCGTTCCTGAGCGACGAGGCGCTCGACCTGATGAAGCAGAAGGGCACCTGGTTCGTGCCCACGTGCATGGCCTTCCAGGGCGTGAAGGAGCGCGCGGACAAGGGCCAGCTCCCGGAGGACAACGTCCGCAAGATTCGCGCGGTGCAGGAGGCCCGCCGGCAGGCGCTGAAGAAGGCGCTGGCGCGCGGGGTGCGCATCGCCTTCGGCACGGACGCGGGCGTCTTCACGCACGGCCGCAACGCGGGCGAGTTCGCGCTGCTGGTGGAGGCGGGGCTGTCCCCGGTGGAGGCGCTGCGCGCGGCGACGGTGAACACGGCGGAGCTGCTGGGCGTGTCCGCGTCCCTGGGTACCCTCGAGCCGGGGAAGCTGGCGGACGTGGTGGCCGTGCCGGGCAACCCGCTCCAGGACATCCGGAAGACGGAGGCCGTCTTCTTCGTGATGAAGGAGGGCGTCATCCACCGCCACGACGCGGGCGCCACGCCGAGCGTCGCGCGCTGA
- a CDS encoding MATE family efflux transporter — MSDSSMAGSQPSPGGQGESSEGFWASLKEALHGTERDLTGLPVRRAIFLLAVPMVLEMVMESIFAVVDVFFVGRLGADAVATVGLTESLLTIVYAGAAGLSIGATALVARRVGEKDPERAARTAVQAIGLGVLVAVPLGLGGLLLARPLMSLMGASPWVLEHGIGYTQVMLGGVGSVVLLFLINAIFRGAGDAAIAMRVLWLANAINIVLAPLLIFGVGPFPELGVMGAAVATTTCRGCGVVYQLYLLTRGRGRLRIRREHVRLEPGTMLAMLRLSGAGTLQSLVSTTSWVVLSRIVATFGSTAVAGYTIAMRIVLFALLPSWGLASAAATLVGQSLGARQPERGERAVWTAGHINAIFLGTVGVLFFLFATPLVGTFTDEPVVVDHAAHALRIISVSFLFYAYGMVLTQSFNGAGDTTTPTLINIFCAWVLEMPLAWLLSGPLGMGPSGVFLSLSVSFSVLTLISGVLFRRGGWKLRQV; from the coding sequence ATGTCGGATTCATCCATGGCGGGGTCGCAACCCTCGCCAGGCGGGCAGGGCGAGTCGTCGGAGGGGTTCTGGGCGTCGTTGAAGGAGGCCCTGCACGGCACCGAGCGGGACCTGACGGGGCTCCCGGTGCGGCGGGCCATCTTCCTGCTCGCCGTCCCCATGGTGCTGGAGATGGTGATGGAGTCCATCTTCGCCGTGGTGGACGTCTTCTTCGTGGGCCGGCTGGGCGCGGACGCGGTGGCGACGGTGGGGTTGACCGAATCGCTGCTCACCATCGTCTACGCCGGCGCCGCGGGGCTGAGCATCGGCGCCACCGCGCTGGTGGCGCGGCGCGTCGGAGAGAAGGACCCGGAGCGCGCGGCGCGCACGGCGGTGCAGGCGATTGGCCTGGGCGTGCTGGTGGCGGTGCCGCTGGGCCTGGGCGGCCTCCTGCTCGCCCGGCCCCTGATGTCGCTGATGGGCGCCTCGCCGTGGGTGCTGGAGCATGGCATCGGCTACACGCAGGTGATGCTCGGCGGCGTGGGCAGCGTGGTGCTGCTGTTCCTCATCAACGCCATCTTCCGGGGCGCGGGGGACGCGGCCATCGCCATGCGGGTGCTGTGGTTGGCCAACGCCATCAACATCGTCCTGGCGCCCCTGCTCATCTTCGGCGTGGGGCCGTTCCCCGAGCTGGGCGTGATGGGCGCCGCGGTGGCCACCACCACGTGCCGGGGCTGCGGGGTGGTGTACCAGCTCTACCTCCTGACGCGGGGACGGGGGCGGCTGCGCATCCGGCGCGAGCACGTGCGCCTGGAGCCGGGGACGATGCTGGCGATGCTCCGCCTGTCCGGCGCGGGCACGCTCCAGTCGCTGGTGAGCACGACGAGCTGGGTGGTGCTGTCGCGCATCGTCGCCACCTTCGGGAGCACGGCGGTCGCGGGCTACACCATCGCCATGCGCATCGTGCTCTTCGCGCTCCTGCCGTCGTGGGGCCTGGCGAGCGCGGCGGCCACGCTGGTGGGGCAGAGCCTGGGGGCCAGGCAGCCGGAGCGGGGCGAGCGCGCGGTGTGGACCGCGGGGCACATCAACGCCATCTTCCTGGGGACGGTGGGGGTGCTGTTCTTCCTCTTCGCCACGCCGCTGGTGGGCACCTTCACCGACGAGCCGGTGGTGGTGGACCACGCCGCGCACGCGCTGCGCATCATCAGCGTCAGCTTCCTCTTCTACGCCTATGGCATGGTGCTGACGCAGTCCTTCAACGGCGCCGGGGACACCACCACGCCCACGCTCATCAACATCTTCTGCGCCTGGGTGCTGGAGATGCCGCTGGCGTGGCTGTTGTCGGGGCCCCTGGGGATGGGGCCCTCTGGCGTGTTCCTCTCGCTCTCGGTGTCGTTCTCCGTGCTCACCCTCATCTCCGGGGTCCTCTTCCGGCGGGGCGGCTGGAAGCTGCGTCAGGTGTAG
- a CDS encoding UDP-3-O-(3-hydroxymyristoyl) glucosamine N-acyltransferase, whose protein sequence is MASRLNPGPDTAHFRLASSARVLGQLFLGPGVSISQGAVVCGLQGAVRLGAGSTVRENATVLGSPHQPVAVGEKVSLGARSLLLGAEVGNLCEVGSGAILMPGVRLGERCLVAEGTLVPAGMVVMADSILAGRPARVIRRVDTGDLERLRSSRSGTLTLPEQPLTSFSARDRAEDAPMGQLYSFRDRHPLVHPSATLFSSCEVTGDVVVGSGCIIGPGVKIVGESHMPLRIGTGVRIHANTVLHLSPGGTLTLEDGVIIGPGCMVGGCVIGAGTVVEPGATLCDGSRVGRGCVIGAGSLVKQGASFPDGAHIDGFPAVQTGSLSALPAAPRWALRAEDLLELRRVS, encoded by the coding sequence GTGGCGAGCCGACTGAACCCAGGCCCGGACACCGCTCACTTCCGTCTGGCCAGCAGCGCGCGTGTGCTGGGCCAGCTCTTCCTGGGTCCCGGTGTCTCCATCAGTCAGGGGGCCGTCGTCTGCGGCCTCCAGGGGGCGGTGCGCCTGGGTGCGGGCTCGACGGTGCGGGAGAACGCCACCGTCCTCGGCTCGCCGCATCAACCCGTCGCGGTGGGAGAGAAGGTCTCTCTCGGCGCGCGCAGCCTCCTGCTCGGCGCGGAGGTAGGCAACCTGTGCGAGGTGGGCTCCGGCGCCATCCTCATGCCGGGCGTCCGCCTGGGCGAGCGCTGCCTCGTCGCGGAGGGCACGCTCGTGCCCGCCGGCATGGTGGTGATGGCCGACTCCATCCTCGCGGGCCGCCCGGCCCGCGTCATCCGGCGCGTGGACACCGGGGACCTGGAGCGACTGCGCTCGTCTCGCTCCGGCACCCTGACGCTGCCGGAGCAACCCCTCACCTCCTTCTCCGCCAGAGACCGCGCCGAGGACGCCCCCATGGGACAGCTCTATTCCTTCCGAGACCGCCACCCGCTCGTGCACCCCTCCGCCACGCTCTTCTCCTCGTGCGAGGTGACGGGCGACGTGGTCGTCGGCTCCGGCTGCATCATCGGCCCCGGGGTGAAGATCGTCGGCGAGTCGCACATGCCGCTGAGGATTGGCACGGGGGTGCGCATCCACGCCAACACCGTGCTGCACCTGTCACCTGGTGGCACGTTGACGCTGGAGGATGGCGTCATCATCGGGCCGGGCTGCATGGTGGGCGGCTGCGTCATCGGCGCTGGGACGGTGGTGGAGCCGGGGGCCACGCTCTGCGATGGCAGCCGGGTGGGCCGTGGCTGCGTCATCGGCGCGGGCAGCCTGGTGAAGCAGGGGGCCAGCTTCCCGGACGGGGCGCACATCGACGGGTTCCCGGCGGTCCAGACGGGCTCGCTCTCCGCGCTGCCGGCCGCGCCCCGCTGGGCGCTGCGCGCCGAGGACCTGCTGGAGCTACGGCGCGTGAGCTGA
- a CDS encoding M4 family metallopeptidase — MAHRVLKTIGAAWLGVALAACGTVESPGEEAKAPDAKSGGDIQASLGKLPAVGVASVHADGIPDTIVGELGKIERTRSALSVGHAAFAAAPALQGIAPIFRLNPDDMFLDSARTDAQGIQHLRYNQTKHGLEVVNQQLVIHVGKDGNVFAANGSARDGVDLPSTPLVGSAAASALAVRGTQGTGLSAEGTPRLVYVRDDAGTLFLAWEVRVKGAQLDTMPLLDKVYVDARGQAGVVARHPLIHSAINRKVYSANNGTTTPGTLKRSEGQAAIGDAHVDMNYDQLGFTYNCYNTLFGRDSIDNAGATLISTVHYSRNYVNAYWDGTQMVYGDGDGVNSIELGKDADVTVHELTHAVTEHESNLTYSGQSGGLNEAMSDTFSAICESWASGTWSTAPDVWKIGEDIWTPGTAGDALRYMDDPKKDGASLDYASDYTSSTDVHYSSGIPNLAFALLSKGGTHPRNRSTIVVPAIGVEKAARIWYKANADIYTPSTTFAQAKTWTIQAAQQLGYDQATQDAVKAAWEAVGVGGTTQPQPSTPLTNNVPVTGVSGSTGNQKFYSLVVPAGATSLKFTTSGGSGDVDMYVAFGSQPSTSTYDCKSEGSATTETCTITNIQAGTYHVLLSAYSTYSGVTLLGVYTTSTPPPVLSNGVPVTGLSASTGGSVNYTMDVPASRAVTFKTSGGTGDADLYVRYNAAPTTSTYDCRPYLSGNAETCSMPAKTTDGKYYIMVRAYSTFSGVSLVGTY, encoded by the coding sequence TTGGCTCATCGAGTCCTGAAGACGATTGGCGCGGCCTGGCTGGGGGTTGCGCTCGCCGCGTGTGGCACCGTGGAGTCTCCTGGAGAGGAGGCGAAGGCTCCCGACGCGAAGTCGGGTGGAGACATCCAGGCCTCGCTCGGCAAGCTGCCGGCGGTGGGCGTGGCGAGCGTCCACGCCGACGGCATCCCCGACACCATCGTCGGTGAGCTGGGCAAGATCGAGCGCACGCGCTCCGCGCTGTCGGTGGGCCACGCGGCCTTCGCGGCGGCCCCCGCGCTGCAGGGCATCGCGCCCATCTTCCGGCTGAACCCGGACGACATGTTCCTGGACAGCGCCCGCACGGACGCCCAGGGCATCCAGCACCTGCGCTACAACCAGACGAAGCACGGCCTGGAGGTCGTGAACCAGCAGCTCGTCATCCACGTGGGCAAGGACGGCAACGTGTTCGCCGCCAACGGCTCCGCGCGTGACGGCGTGGACCTGCCGTCCACCCCGCTGGTCGGCTCGGCCGCCGCCTCCGCGCTCGCGGTGCGTGGCACCCAGGGCACGGGCCTGTCCGCCGAGGGCACGCCCCGCCTCGTCTACGTCCGCGACGACGCGGGCACGCTGTTCCTGGCCTGGGAAGTGCGCGTGAAGGGCGCGCAGCTCGACACCATGCCGCTGCTGGACAAGGTGTACGTGGATGCGCGCGGCCAGGCCGGCGTCGTGGCCCGCCACCCGCTCATCCACAGCGCCATCAACCGCAAGGTCTACAGCGCCAACAATGGCACCACCACCCCCGGCACGCTCAAGCGCTCCGAGGGCCAGGCCGCCATCGGCGACGCCCACGTGGACATGAACTACGACCAGCTCGGGTTCACCTACAACTGCTACAACACGCTGTTCGGCCGCGACTCCATCGACAACGCGGGCGCCACGCTCATCAGCACCGTCCACTACAGCCGCAACTACGTGAACGCGTACTGGGACGGCACGCAGATGGTGTACGGCGACGGCGACGGCGTGAACTCCATCGAGCTGGGCAAGGACGCGGACGTGACCGTCCACGAGCTGACCCACGCCGTCACGGAGCACGAGTCCAACCTCACCTACTCCGGCCAGTCCGGCGGCCTGAACGAGGCCATGTCGGACACCTTCTCCGCCATCTGCGAGAGCTGGGCCTCCGGCACCTGGAGCACCGCGCCGGACGTCTGGAAGATTGGCGAGGACATCTGGACCCCGGGCACCGCGGGCGACGCCCTGCGCTACATGGATGACCCGAAGAAGGACGGCGCCTCGCTGGACTACGCCTCCGACTACACCTCGAGCACGGACGTGCACTACAGCTCGGGCATCCCCAACCTGGCCTTCGCGCTGCTCTCCAAGGGCGGCACGCACCCGCGCAACCGCTCCACCATCGTGGTGCCGGCCATCGGCGTCGAGAAGGCCGCCCGCATCTGGTACAAGGCCAACGCCGACATCTACACGCCCAGCACCACCTTCGCGCAGGCGAAGACGTGGACCATCCAGGCCGCGCAGCAGCTCGGCTACGACCAGGCCACGCAGGACGCCGTGAAGGCCGCGTGGGAGGCCGTGGGCGTGGGCGGCACCACGCAGCCGCAGCCGTCCACCCCGCTGACCAACAACGTCCCCGTGACGGGCGTGTCCGGCAGCACGGGCAACCAGAAGTTCTACAGCCTGGTCGTCCCCGCGGGCGCCACCAGCCTGAAGTTCACGACCTCCGGCGGTTCGGGTGACGTGGACATGTACGTCGCCTTCGGCTCGCAGCCCAGCACCTCGACCTATGACTGCAAGTCCGAGGGCAGCGCCACGACCGAGACCTGCACCATCACCAACATCCAGGCGGGCACGTACCACGTGCTGCTCAGCGCCTACTCCACCTACTCCGGCGTGACGCTGCTCGGCGTGTACACCACCTCCACGCCGCCGCCCGTGCTCAGCAACGGCGTGCCGGTGACCGGCCTGTCCGCCTCGACGGGGGGCTCGGTGAACTACACGATGGACGTCCCGGCCAGCAGGGCGGTGACCTTCAAGACCTCCGGTGGCACGGGCGACGCGGACCTGTACGTCCGCTACAACGCCGCCCCGACGACCTCCACGTATGACTGCCGCCCGTACCTGAGCGGCAATGCGGAGACGTGCTCCATGCCGGCCAAGACCACGGACGGCAAGTACTACATCATGGTGCGCGCCTACTCGACCTTCTCCGGTGTGTCGCTGGTGGGCACGTACTGA
- a CDS encoding STAS/SEC14 domain-containing protein, whose protein sequence is MFRIEVDRDHAVLEFVLEGYIRVQEMEAFVAELERATDTLSGRDIKILADLRTFRPASPEAADMIRRVQEYGLRSGVVKVAELVESQVVAHQLNRVAAGSRTDRILRRFWEEAPARQWLLSDEGADDAPDPR, encoded by the coding sequence GTGTTCCGAATCGAAGTCGACCGCGACCATGCCGTCCTCGAGTTCGTGCTGGAGGGCTACATCCGGGTGCAGGAGATGGAGGCCTTCGTGGCGGAGCTGGAGCGCGCCACGGACACACTGTCGGGACGCGACATCAAGATTCTCGCGGACCTGCGCACCTTCCGCCCGGCCTCGCCGGAGGCCGCGGACATGATTCGCCGCGTGCAGGAGTACGGCCTGCGCTCGGGCGTGGTGAAGGTGGCGGAGCTGGTGGAGAGCCAGGTCGTCGCGCACCAGCTCAACCGCGTCGCCGCCGGCAGCCGCACCGACCGCATCCTCCGCCGCTTCTGGGAGGAGGCCCCCGCCCGGCAGTGGCTCCTCTCCGACGAAGGCGCGGACGACGCGCCGGACCCGCGCTGA
- a CDS encoding CinA family protein, whose translation MTDDALAARVLARCGQLGARLVLVEACAGGGVCARLTEVPGASAVVERGFVPYSHESKVEQLGVPLALLQAHGSVSAEAAEALALAALERSRADWSVAETGIAGPGGGTPQKPVGLAFIAVARRAGPVTVERHVFTGDRSQVRRAVVERALELLLERLNVES comes from the coding sequence ATGACGGACGACGCGCTGGCGGCGCGCGTGCTGGCGCGCTGCGGGCAGCTGGGCGCGCGGCTGGTGCTGGTGGAGGCGTGCGCGGGCGGCGGCGTGTGCGCGCGGCTGACGGAGGTGCCGGGGGCCTCGGCGGTGGTGGAGCGCGGCTTCGTGCCCTACTCCCACGAATCCAAGGTGGAGCAGCTGGGCGTGCCGCTGGCGCTGCTCCAGGCGCATGGCTCGGTGAGCGCGGAGGCGGCGGAGGCCCTGGCGCTCGCGGCGCTGGAGCGCTCGCGCGCGGACTGGAGCGTGGCGGAGACGGGCATCGCCGGCCCGGGCGGAGGGACGCCCCAGAAGCCGGTGGGGCTGGCCTTCATCGCGGTGGCGCGCCGGGCCGGGCCCGTCACCGTCGAACGGCACGTGTTCACGGGAGACCGGAGCCAGGTGCGGCGGGCCGTGGTGGAGCGGGCACTCGAGCTCCTGCTCGAACGGCTGAACGTCGAATCCTGA
- a CDS encoding GRAS family protein, which yields MRTQKDELLFQGMAHAVAGRPGAARTALSSLDALLDVEAEPQDLEYQLFASAIARRLDGPRAGARNPYLQPLCVDGARQIDLFRLLMTHLPLASCADALANAVLGGLLAGREEATLLDVGMGQGRQEARLLRGMAARGLLPRRLTVVGVDPSAESLAQAEATVNDVARELGATLRFERVVAPVEALSGATWAWLATLPRPLVVNAAFSLHHVAEAPGSGGEARDAVLRHLRAVEPAGLVLCEPDVDHFRAEPLARFANAWNHFTHVFHLLDTLPVPEDERAAIKRFYGREVDDVVGTVDESARCERHERARTWQRRLRRAGFAPLEALERVAVPLHPALGARREPGLVGLSWRDEPLVAVLGARPSEARP from the coding sequence ATGCGCACGCAGAAGGATGAGCTGCTCTTCCAGGGGATGGCGCACGCGGTGGCGGGACGGCCCGGAGCGGCGCGCACCGCCCTGTCCTCGCTGGACGCCCTGCTGGACGTGGAGGCCGAACCCCAGGACCTCGAATACCAGCTCTTCGCCTCGGCCATCGCCAGGCGGCTGGACGGCCCCCGCGCCGGAGCCCGCAACCCCTACCTGCAACCCCTCTGCGTGGACGGCGCCCGGCAGATTGATTTGTTCCGGCTGCTGATGACGCACCTGCCGCTGGCGTCCTGCGCGGACGCGCTGGCGAACGCCGTGCTCGGCGGACTGCTCGCGGGCCGCGAGGAGGCCACGCTGCTGGACGTGGGCATGGGGCAGGGGCGACAGGAGGCGCGGCTGCTGCGCGGCATGGCCGCGCGGGGCCTGCTGCCGAGGCGCCTCACGGTGGTGGGCGTGGACCCGAGCGCGGAGAGCCTCGCCCAGGCGGAGGCGACCGTGAACGACGTGGCGCGCGAGCTGGGCGCGACGTTGCGCTTCGAGCGCGTGGTGGCGCCCGTGGAGGCGCTGTCCGGGGCGACGTGGGCCTGGCTCGCGACGCTGCCCCGCCCGCTGGTGGTCAACGCGGCCTTCTCGCTGCACCACGTGGCGGAGGCGCCCGGGAGCGGGGGCGAGGCGCGCGACGCCGTCCTGCGCCACCTGCGCGCGGTCGAGCCCGCCGGGCTGGTGCTGTGCGAGCCCGACGTCGACCACTTCCGCGCCGAGCCGCTGGCGCGCTTCGCCAACGCGTGGAACCATTTCACGCACGTCTTCCATCTGCTGGATACGCTGCCGGTGCCGGAGGACGAGCGCGCGGCCATCAAGCGGTTCTACGGCCGGGAGGTGGACGACGTGGTGGGAACGGTGGACGAGTCGGCGCGCTGCGAACGCCACGAGCGGGCGCGGACCTGGCAACGGCGGCTGCGCCGCGCGGGCTTCGCGCCGCTGGAGGCGCTGGAGCGGGTGGCGGTCCCCCTGCATCCCGCGCTGGGCGCGCGGCGGGAGCCGGGCCTGGTGGGCCTGAGCTGGCGCGACGAGCCGCTGGTGGCGGTGCTGGGCGCGCGACCCTCGGAGGCGCGGCCATGA
- a CDS encoding TonB-dependent receptor domain-containing protein: MLSHRCLAVSLLLWAFVTPRLVLAQGLPSPASDPRQVEVELETGDDGAAVSAEDAARLGLSPDGREVKLVPPALTRDSPAPWPEGLEGTAGEVSLELLVDATGAVAEVKVVTPAGEPRLTEAALKAAPGLRFTPATLAGAPVAVRLPFVYRFEPPAAPVPRATARLEGEVRARGTRRPLADATLFLDGSPEPAGGVDAQGRFALEVPPGAHRVEVRAPGHRPGVFEETVEQGQVLQVVYRLQPGRVNPYETVVRDERPRTEVTRITLHEQELREVPGTLGDPFRVVMLMPGVGSLASGISYPVVRGSQPAATGFFLDGVRIPMLYHLLLGPAVIHPDFIDTIDFYPGTPPVQYGRILGGAVEGRLSRPREDRLHFTAYADLLNSGGFVEYPFESTGTSVSVAGRISYSALLVTLAAALLSNNEAERIHANFWDYQARVEQKVGQGRVRLFALGSSDDVGAAPGEELAGNTGARVVSRFHRVDLRGTHPLAGGEAELGLTVGFDTVGLTGEESVLRPSGAIEVDSVGRYALEQTTYAARAGWKRRVGETLEVAVGGDVEHRRAATLITGTAIPPGYDPTEGPDPVKSPSSLATFAGAYAQVTWVPVERWLFQPGVRVDNYHLSPGIDHTVAEPRLTVRHQLTGTLALKGGAGLFHQSPTVLIHLPAVDTSSLRYGLQEGVQFDVGAEWKATEGLEVSADVFYNPLSRTVELNLQDVVENRRRRGLNVPDPAASGYAYGLELMARHPLGRDWFGWVSYSFLQSKRRVWFDRYGDNDRVVETVEGTLPFAFEQAHVVNAALSYKLGNNWTVGTVVHFNTGRPESGEITTLTQRLVTDEEGRQHWVRQGRDQAERLDAFFRVDLRVAKSWALEDFTLDASLDILNVSAQQEVFAYDYGFDMRGQPERKPASLPIILPMLGVKGTY; the protein is encoded by the coding sequence ATGTTGTCGCACCGTTGCCTCGCCGTGTCCCTGTTGCTCTGGGCCTTCGTCACGCCCCGCCTGGTCCTGGCCCAGGGGCTTCCCTCGCCCGCGAGCGACCCTCGCCAGGTCGAAGTCGAGCTGGAGACGGGCGATGACGGCGCCGCCGTGTCCGCCGAGGACGCCGCGCGACTGGGCCTCTCGCCGGATGGACGCGAGGTGAAGCTGGTGCCGCCCGCGCTGACGCGGGACTCCCCCGCCCCGTGGCCGGAGGGCCTGGAGGGCACGGCGGGCGAGGTGTCGCTGGAGCTGCTCGTGGACGCCACGGGCGCGGTGGCGGAGGTGAAGGTGGTGACGCCCGCGGGCGAGCCCCGGCTCACGGAGGCCGCGCTGAAGGCGGCGCCGGGCCTGCGCTTCACCCCCGCCACGCTGGCGGGCGCGCCCGTCGCCGTGCGGCTGCCCTTCGTGTACCGCTTCGAGCCCCCCGCGGCGCCCGTGCCCCGGGCCACCGCGCGTCTCGAGGGCGAGGTCCGCGCGCGAGGCACGCGCCGGCCGCTCGCCGACGCCACCCTCTTCCTCGACGGGAGCCCGGAGCCCGCGGGCGGCGTGGATGCCCAGGGGCGCTTCGCGCTGGAGGTCCCCCCCGGCGCGCACCGCGTGGAGGTGCGCGCCCCCGGCCATCGACCCGGCGTGTTCGAGGAGACGGTGGAGCAGGGCCAGGTGCTCCAGGTCGTCTACCGGCTCCAGCCAGGGCGCGTGAATCCCTACGAGACGGTGGTGCGCGACGAGCGCCCCCGCACGGAGGTGACGCGCATCACCCTGCACGAGCAGGAGCTGCGGGAGGTGCCTGGCACGTTGGGAGACCCGTTCCGCGTCGTCATGTTGATGCCGGGCGTGGGCAGCCTCGCCTCCGGCATCAGCTACCCCGTGGTGCGGGGCAGCCAGCCGGCCGCGACGGGCTTCTTCCTCGACGGCGTGCGCATCCCCATGCTGTACCACCTGCTGCTCGGCCCCGCCGTCATCCACCCGGACTTCATCGACACCATCGACTTCTACCCGGGCACGCCGCCGGTGCAGTACGGCCGCATCCTGGGCGGCGCGGTGGAGGGGCGGCTGAGCCGGCCGCGCGAGGACCGGCTGCACTTCACCGCCTACGCGGACCTCCTCAACAGCGGCGGCTTCGTCGAGTACCCGTTCGAGAGCACGGGCACGTCCGTCAGCGTCGCGGGGCGCATCAGCTACTCCGCGCTGCTGGTGACGCTGGCCGCGGCGCTCTTGAGCAACAACGAGGCGGAGCGCATCCACGCCAACTTCTGGGACTACCAGGCGCGCGTCGAGCAGAAGGTGGGCCAGGGCCGGGTGCGGCTGTTCGCGCTAGGCAGCTCCGACGACGTGGGCGCGGCGCCGGGAGAGGAGCTCGCGGGGAACACGGGGGCGCGCGTCGTGTCGCGCTTCCACCGCGTGGACCTGCGAGGCACGCACCCGCTGGCGGGCGGCGAGGCGGAGCTGGGGCTCACCGTGGGCTTCGACACCGTGGGCCTCACCGGCGAGGAGTCCGTCCTGCGCCCGAGCGGCGCCATCGAGGTGGACTCCGTGGGCCGGTACGCGCTGGAGCAGACGACGTACGCGGCGCGCGCGGGCTGGAAGCGGCGCGTGGGCGAGACGCTGGAGGTCGCGGTGGGCGGCGACGTGGAGCACCGGCGCGCGGCCACCCTCATCACCGGCACGGCCATCCCTCCGGGATACGACCCGACGGAGGGGCCGGACCCGGTGAAGAGTCCGTCGTCGCTGGCGACGTTCGCGGGCGCGTACGCGCAGGTGACGTGGGTGCCGGTGGAGCGTTGGCTGTTCCAGCCCGGCGTGCGCGTGGACAACTACCACCTGTCTCCCGGCATCGACCACACGGTGGCCGAGCCGCGCCTCACCGTGCGCCACCAGCTCACCGGCACGCTCGCGCTCAAGGGCGGCGCGGGGCTGTTCCACCAGTCCCCCACCGTGCTCATCCACCTGCCCGCGGTGGACACCTCCAGCCTGCGCTACGGGCTCCAGGAGGGCGTGCAGTTCGACGTGGGCGCGGAGTGGAAGGCCACCGAGGGCCTGGAGGTGAGCGCCGACGTCTTCTACAACCCGCTGTCGCGCACGGTGGAGCTGAACCTCCAGGACGTCGTCGAGAACCGGCGGCGCCGCGGGCTGAACGTCCCGGACCCGGCCGCGAGCGGCTACGCCTACGGCCTCGAGCTGATGGCGCGCCACCCGCTGGGACGCGACTGGTTCGGCTGGGTGTCCTACAGCTTCCTCCAGAGCAAGCGGCGCGTGTGGTTCGACCGGTATGGCGACAACGACCGCGTGGTGGAGACGGTGGAGGGGACGCTGCCCTTCGCCTTCGAGCAGGCCCACGTCGTCAACGCGGCGCTCAGCTACAAGCTCGGCAACAACTGGACGGTGGGGACGGTGGTCCACTTCAACACCGGCCGCCCGGAGTCGGGCGAAATCACCACGCTGACCCAGCGCCTCGTCACCGACGAGGAGGGCCGCCAGCACTGGGTGCGCCAGGGTCGGGACCAGGCCGAGCGACTGGACGCGTTCTTCCGCGTGGACCTGCGCGTGGCGAAGTCCTGGGCGCTGGAGGACTTCACGCTCGACGCGTCCCTGGACATCCTCAACGTCTCCGCCCAGCAGGAGGTGTTCGCGTATGACTATGGCTTCGACATGCGGGGCCAGCCCGAGCGCAAACCCGCGAGCCTTCCCATCATCCTCCCGATGCTCGGGGTGAAGGGGACGTACTGA